The following proteins come from a genomic window of Synechococcus sp. MW101C3:
- a CDS encoding DUF6629 family protein → MCFSSSASFVVAAVLLPVGVASVRYCRQAQRSDLLPLAFSPLFFSVQQALEGVVWLGLAPGGAAALVRPAALAYLFFAYAFWLAWFSWCALRLNQQPLPGLRHRLLQIALVLGLLVGAGLWLPLLLDGALIEPVVVNGSLNYTTTLLADRWISLGFGSTLYSMVIIAPLLLSRSGRLRGFAGSLLVLFLLSHLSFSYAFTSVWCLFSALLSGSLYWILRDPEPVVLVA, encoded by the coding sequence ATGTGTTTCTCCAGCAGCGCCAGCTTCGTGGTGGCGGCGGTGCTGTTGCCCGTGGGCGTGGCCTCCGTTCGTTATTGCCGGCAAGCCCAGCGCAGCGATCTGCTGCCCCTGGCGTTCTCGCCGCTGTTCTTCTCGGTGCAACAGGCCCTGGAGGGTGTGGTCTGGCTTGGTCTGGCGCCGGGCGGCGCCGCCGCGCTCGTGCGTCCCGCCGCGCTCGCCTATCTGTTCTTTGCCTACGCCTTCTGGCTGGCCTGGTTTTCCTGGTGTGCCCTGCGTCTGAACCAGCAGCCGCTGCCCGGTCTGCGTCACCGCCTGCTGCAGATCGCTCTGGTGCTTGGCCTGCTGGTGGGCGCCGGGCTCTGGCTGCCGCTGCTGCTGGATGGCGCTCTGATCGAGCCGGTGGTGGTGAACGGATCCCTCAACTACACCACCACCCTGCTGGCCGACCGCTGGATCAGTCTCGGTTTCGGCAGCACGCTCTACAGCATGGTGATCATCGCTCCCTTGCTGCTCAGCCGCTCGGGGCGGCTGCGTGGGTTCGCTGGATCTTTGCTAGTGCTGTTTCTGCTGTCGCACCTTTCTTTCAGCTACGCCTTCACCTCGGTGTGGTGCTTGTTCAGCGCGTTGTTGTCGGGTTCGCTCTATTGGATTCTTCGCGATCCGGAGCCTGTGGTGCTGGTGGCCTGA
- a CDS encoding PIN domain-containing protein has translation MTLAWADRLAPGTAGLTSMNEAEILHGIARLPEGRRREALQRSWDTLLPAPFHERVWAFDREAAHWHAEVLRQRERLGRPMTTADAVIAATTLARSARLATRHVVDFEGIGIDLINPWQAP, from the coding sequence ATGACCCTGGCCTGGGCAGATCGCCTGGCTCCGGGAACGGCAGGCCTCACGTCGATGAATGAGGCCGAGATTTTGCATGGCATCGCTCGCCTGCCGGAGGGCCGTCGGCGGGAGGCGCTGCAGCGAAGCTGGGACACACTGCTGCCAGCCCCTTTCCACGAACGGGTGTGGGCATTCGATCGCGAAGCCGCGCATTGGCATGCGGAGGTACTCAGGCAGCGGGAACGCCTGGGCCGGCCGATGACCACGGCTGATGCGGTGATCGCTGCCACCACCCTGGCCCGGAGTGCTCGCCTGGCCACTCGCCATGTGGTCGATTTCGAAGGGATCGGGATCGATCTGATCAACCCCTGGCAGGCACCATGA
- a CDS encoding phytochelatin synthase family protein, producing the protein MQSADRADYGPLAEQFLTQANLAYCGVASMVMVLNSLAMPAPAAAGYGSYRFWTQDNVFDAAATRAVLSPELVARQGMTLQELSALLASHGLQARAIHGDRLSLAQFRLLVRSNLARADDRLLVNYFRPSLGQAGGGHISPLAAYNASTDRVLILDVARYRYPSVWVPLAGLWQAIRTTDSSSGRSRGVVVVRRG; encoded by the coding sequence CTGCAAAGCGCCGATCGCGCCGACTACGGCCCCCTGGCGGAGCAGTTCCTCACCCAGGCCAACCTGGCCTACTGCGGCGTGGCCAGCATGGTGATGGTGCTCAACAGCCTGGCCATGCCGGCGCCGGCAGCAGCGGGCTACGGCAGCTACCGCTTCTGGACGCAGGACAACGTGTTCGACGCCGCCGCCACCCGGGCAGTGCTGAGCCCCGAGCTGGTGGCCCGCCAGGGCATGACCCTGCAGGAACTGAGTGCGCTGTTGGCCAGCCATGGGCTGCAGGCCCGCGCCATTCACGGCGACCGGCTCAGCCTGGCCCAGTTCCGCCTGCTGGTGCGCAGCAACCTCGCCCGCGCCGACGACCGCCTGCTGGTCAACTACTTCCGCCCGTCCCTCGGCCAGGCCGGCGGCGGCCACATCTCACCACTGGCCGCCTACAACGCCAGCACCGATCGGGTGCTGATCCTGGACGTGGCCCGCTACCGCTACCCGTCGGTGTGGGTGCCCCTCGCCGGTCTCTGGCAGGCGATCCGCACCACCGACAGCAGCTCAGGCCGCAGCCGCGGCGTGGTGGTGGTGCGGCGGGGCTGA
- a CDS encoding type II toxin-antitoxin system VapC family toxin → MIGVDTNVLTRYFVAEDAADAATERQRRAARDLIESGQPLFLAKTVALELEWVLRGYYGFPVEQVLQVFDHLLAHPGLTAEDRPALEQAVAGVRNGLDFADALHHASCRSCASMASFDDRGFVRRIRQLNLAPRLFVPAGS, encoded by the coding sequence GTGATTGGTGTGGACACCAATGTGCTGACCCGCTACTTCGTGGCGGAGGACGCCGCCGATGCAGCCACGGAACGCCAGCGCCGGGCCGCCCGGGATCTGATCGAATCCGGCCAACCGCTGTTCCTGGCCAAGACGGTGGCCCTGGAGCTGGAGTGGGTGTTGCGTGGGTACTACGGCTTTCCGGTGGAGCAGGTGCTGCAGGTGTTCGACCACCTGCTGGCCCACCCCGGCCTCACGGCAGAAGACCGGCCAGCCCTGGAGCAGGCCGTGGCCGGTGTACGCAACGGGCTCGACTTCGCTGATGCCCTCCACCATGCGAGCTGCCGCAGCTGCGCGTCGATGGCGTCGTTTGATGATCGGGGCTTTGTGCGGCGCATCCGCCAGCTCAATCTGGCACCACGCCTGTTTGTGCCGGCAGGTTCCTGA
- a CDS encoding AbrB/MazE/SpoVT family DNA-binding domain-containing protein, producing MDSADAVTSSITSKGQVTIPKALRQQFGLARGSRVSFALVGDHIELRPWKPEQTLAESGFGLLRSSRPAVPADFDPASLLRP from the coding sequence ATGGACTCTGCCGATGCCGTCACCAGCTCGATCACCAGCAAGGGGCAGGTGACCATCCCCAAGGCGTTGCGCCAGCAGTTCGGGCTGGCCAGGGGCAGCCGCGTGAGCTTCGCGTTGGTGGGGGATCACATCGAGCTGCGCCCCTGGAAGCCGGAGCAGACCCTGGCGGAGAGCGGGTTCGGATTGCTCAGGTCCAGCCGGCCAGCCGTGCCGGCGGACTTCGACCCCGCCAGCCTGCTGCGCCCGTGA
- a CDS encoding DUF389 domain-containing protein produces MTSTTTAPEDSRLVLLRKEFERDASFNLVFVVLTVGATLIATLGLLANSPGVVIGAMVVAPWIMPLQAMAFEILRGRLPMFLRALRTLLLGVVICVVLAMVVGRLVAFPSFGSEVMNRTSPNLLDLGVALVAGAVAMFAKLRKDAISALAGLAIAVALVPPMCVVGILLASSFWAQAYGALLLFATNLLGIMVGAMAALGALERVYRSRLFHSRLGLTSVALTALLVIPLGSSFFRLLNQSRQETKAKEVEQVIEQQLRSSTITLGGDPAIDLVGLSIDWQKNPPLIRARVRVTDPSLPTSAQVAGVQAFINKNQAPLRFRLVVQRTAVDLIGPETAPNPPHLEVVPPSALPSADPKGE; encoded by the coding sequence ATGACCTCCACGACCACCGCGCCGGAAGACAGCCGTCTTGTGCTGTTGCGCAAGGAGTTCGAGCGGGACGCCAGCTTCAATCTGGTGTTCGTGGTGCTGACGGTGGGCGCCACCTTGATCGCCACCCTGGGCCTGCTGGCCAACAGCCCCGGCGTGGTGATCGGCGCGATGGTGGTGGCTCCCTGGATCATGCCGCTGCAGGCGATGGCGTTCGAGATCCTGCGGGGGCGCCTGCCGATGTTTCTGCGCGCGCTGCGCACCCTGCTGCTGGGCGTGGTGATCTGTGTGGTGCTGGCGATGGTGGTGGGCCGTCTGGTGGCCTTCCCCAGCTTCGGCAGCGAGGTGATGAACCGCACCAGCCCCAACCTGCTGGATCTGGGCGTGGCGCTGGTGGCCGGTGCGGTGGCGATGTTCGCCAAGCTCCGCAAGGACGCGATCTCGGCGCTGGCCGGCCTGGCGATCGCCGTGGCCCTGGTGCCGCCGATGTGTGTGGTGGGAATCCTGCTGGCCTCGTCGTTCTGGGCCCAGGCCTACGGGGCGCTGCTGCTGTTCGCCACCAACCTGCTGGGCATCATGGTGGGGGCGATGGCGGCACTCGGCGCGCTGGAGCGGGTGTACCGCAGCCGCCTGTTTCACAGCAGGCTGGGCCTCACCAGCGTGGCGCTCACGGCGCTGCTCGTGATTCCACTGGGCAGCAGTTTCTTTCGCTTGCTGAACCAATCACGGCAGGAAACGAAGGCCAAGGAAGTGGAGCAGGTGATCGAGCAGCAACTGCGCAGCAGCACGATCACCCTCGGCGGCGATCCGGCCATCGATCTGGTGGGTCTCTCGATCGACTGGCAGAAGAATCCGCCGCTGATCCGCGCCCGGGTGCGGGTCACGGATCCCTCCCTGCCCACCTCCGCGCAGGTGGCGGGCGTGCAGGCCTTCATCAACAAGAACCAGGCGCCGTTGCGCTTCCGGTTGGTGGTGCAACGCACCGCCGTCGATCTGATCGGCCCGGAGACTGCCCCCAACCCGCCGCACCTGGAAGTGGTGCCCCCTTCAGCGCTGCCTTCAGCCGACCCCAAGGGGGAGTGA
- a CDS encoding cytochrome b/b6 domain-containing protein codes for MGRPYQPSLLRLLHGLTAVLVLGCWLSGLFVYSRYDGRWGRLPFVPGGSWIDLHGQVGWFLLPVGLAFTAYALTLGKARLRRATNALALVALVLAVATGKLMQEDWLRDGELHHLVYSLHLVAWLVIGLAVLVHVAGSLQLGGWPLVVSMSNTSLREGDLPGDWPSQIRRYLKRKR; via the coding sequence ATGGGGCGCCCTTACCAACCCTCGCTGCTGAGGCTGCTGCACGGACTCACGGCGGTGTTGGTGCTGGGGTGCTGGCTGAGCGGGCTGTTCGTGTACAGCCGCTACGACGGCCGCTGGGGACGGCTGCCCTTCGTTCCGGGAGGCAGCTGGATCGATCTGCATGGCCAGGTGGGCTGGTTCCTGCTGCCCGTGGGCCTGGCCTTCACCGCCTACGCGCTCACGCTCGGCAAGGCGCGGCTGCGGAGGGCCACCAACGCGCTGGCGCTGGTGGCGCTGGTGCTGGCGGTGGCCACCGGCAAGCTGATGCAGGAAGACTGGCTGCGTGACGGCGAACTGCACCACCTGGTGTATTCGCTGCATCTGGTGGCCTGGCTCGTGATCGGCCTGGCGGTGCTGGTGCATGTGGCAGGCAGCCTGCAACTGGGGGGCTGGCCGCTGGTGGTGTCGATGTCGAACACGAGCCTGCGGGAGGGGGATTTACCTGGCGACTGGCCCTCCCAGATCCGCCGCTACCTCAAGCGCAAGCGCTGA
- a CDS encoding DUF3122 domain-containing protein: MKTSFTFPFFAWLQRFAAHGTLWVMTFALFVLGTLCSPSVAMAADSSGNWNLEDGSGHRLGAVLYERSNIDSSAGLRLKLTAESDGLKLDHARPLMLSDGRGQNWSLANRSGELMASNDGATTVASSQYDASCLNPTPSDGVPLEMTVVSSAGDLSFALSPGQVQTLHSLTDACAN; the protein is encoded by the coding sequence ATGAAGACATCCTTCACTTTCCCGTTTTTCGCATGGCTTCAGCGTTTTGCCGCTCATGGCACCCTCTGGGTGATGACCTTTGCACTGTTTGTGCTCGGCACACTGTGCAGCCCATCGGTTGCTATGGCTGCCGATAGCTCGGGCAACTGGAACCTTGAGGATGGTTCGGGCCACCGGCTGGGGGCCGTGCTCTATGAACGATCAAACATTGATTCGTCTGCTGGTCTGCGCCTGAAACTGACGGCGGAGTCTGACGGGCTCAAACTGGATCATGCCCGTCCCCTGATGCTCAGTGATGGGCGTGGTCAGAATTGGAGTCTTGCCAACCGCAGCGGCGAACTCATGGCGAGTAACGATGGCGCCACCACGGTGGCTTCGTCCCAGTACGACGCCAGTTGTCTCAACCCCACCCCGAGTGATGGCGTGCCCTTGGAGATGACAGTCGTCAGTTCTGCAGGTGATCTGAGCTTTGCACTTTCGCCAGGCCAGGTGCAGACCCTGCACTCCCTGACTGACGCCTGTGCGAACTGA
- a CDS encoding OsmC family protein, whose translation MSERTFQFRLRSSHPAPDRATHDLVVEFLGDSGAWEPQLLSFTMPGFRMYLMALLLCQHFYLVANAREKAIPLQQVEADLVVTTSSDWIVARVEGDFRIQLDAAASEQERGLADAEAIASIQERMKLCPVSRNLPDGVQKRIVLTSLR comes from the coding sequence ATGAGTGAACGCACCTTCCAGTTCAGGCTGCGCAGCAGCCACCCCGCTCCGGATCGCGCCACCCATGACCTGGTGGTGGAGTTCCTGGGCGACTCCGGCGCCTGGGAACCCCAGCTGCTCAGCTTCACCATGCCGGGATTCCGGATGTATCTCATGGCGTTGCTGCTCTGCCAGCACTTCTATCTGGTGGCCAATGCCAGGGAGAAGGCCATTCCGCTGCAGCAGGTGGAGGCTGATTTGGTCGTCACCACCAGCAGCGACTGGATCGTGGCCAGGGTGGAGGGCGACTTCCGGATCCAGCTGGATGCCGCCGCCTCCGAGCAGGAACGGGGCCTCGCCGATGCGGAGGCGATCGCCTCCATCCAGGAACGCATGAAGCTCTGTCCGGTCTCCCGCAACCTGCCCGATGGGGTGCAGAAGCGCATCGTCCTCACCTCGCTGCGCTGA
- a CDS encoding sulfite exporter TauE/SafE family protein, whose product MNASTVALLVVGGALIGFLLAVLGAGGSILLLPLLVSGAALPTKAAVPLSLLVVTLLALGNVGPYIRRRQIAIQPALVLGVPALAGSWIGGLLVKAGLIPEPLQLGIFTAAALLASWLLNRRSARERRPNDRRAAGSPVLLASQGVLVGLLTGVAGVGGGFAIVPALVLLAGLSMPLASGTSLLLISTNSLVALAALGHWPSAHLPLLFPLVAGGFLGTVVGQRLAPHLPEVRLRQGFSALLIGSALLTGAEAWRRHDHLPAAPMASSRQSLQAAHRSAAPVSSSSAVSIAP is encoded by the coding sequence ATGAACGCCTCGACCGTGGCGCTGCTGGTGGTGGGTGGCGCCCTGATCGGCTTTCTGCTCGCCGTGCTCGGGGCCGGCGGCTCCATTCTGCTGTTGCCCCTGCTGGTGAGCGGTGCGGCCCTGCCCACCAAGGCCGCGGTTCCGCTCTCGTTGCTTGTCGTCACCTTGCTGGCCCTTGGCAATGTGGGCCCTTACATCCGCCGCCGCCAGATCGCGATCCAACCCGCCCTGGTGCTGGGGGTGCCGGCCCTCGCCGGCAGCTGGATCGGCGGCCTGCTGGTGAAGGCTGGTCTGATCCCGGAGCCGCTGCAGCTGGGAATCTTCACGGCAGCGGCGTTGCTGGCCTCCTGGCTGCTCAATCGCCGCAGTGCCAGAGAGCGTCGTCCCAATGACAGACGCGCAGCGGGTTCCCCCGTGCTGCTGGCCAGCCAGGGCGTGTTGGTGGGCCTGCTCACCGGCGTCGCCGGGGTGGGCGGTGGTTTTGCGATCGTCCCGGCTCTTGTTCTGCTGGCGGGTCTGTCGATGCCGCTGGCGAGCGGCACGAGCCTGTTGCTGATCTCCACCAATTCCCTGGTCGCCCTTGCCGCCCTGGGGCATTGGCCCTCCGCTCACCTGCCGCTTCTGTTTCCACTGGTGGCTGGTGGTTTTCTGGGGACGGTGGTGGGCCAGCGGCTCGCGCCTCACCTGCCGGAGGTGCGGCTGCGCCAGGGGTTCTCGGCCCTTCTGATCGGATCGGCCCTGCTCACCGGAGCCGAGGCCTGGCGTCGCCACGACCACCTGCCCGCTGCTCCCATGGCTTCCAGCCGCCAGAGCCTGCAGGCTGCGCACCGGTCAGCCGCTCCGGTCTCCTCATCCTCAGCCGTGTCAATCGCACCATGA
- a CDS encoding rhodanese-like domain-containing protein, whose translation MASTPAAAQLHRISAHDLADQLAAQGVTVIDVREPMEYASGHISGSLNVPLSRLTRADLPSGALVLVCQSGNRSTKALTQLLQKGHPHPVADLLGGIPAWQAAGFSVRKLKGAPLPLMRQVQIVAGSLVLLGVILSQTVAPGWIWLSGFVGAGLTFAGLSGFCGMARLLAVMPWNQVATGSRGT comes from the coding sequence ATGGCTTCCACCCCTGCAGCTGCACAACTCCACCGCATCAGCGCCCATGACCTGGCCGACCAGCTGGCGGCTCAAGGCGTCACCGTGATCGATGTGCGCGAACCGATGGAGTACGCCTCCGGTCACATCAGCGGCAGCCTCAACGTTCCCCTCTCGCGCCTCACCCGGGCCGACCTGCCGAGCGGAGCGCTTGTGCTGGTCTGCCAGAGCGGTAACCGCAGCACCAAGGCCTTGACCCAGCTTCTGCAAAAGGGTCACCCCCATCCGGTGGCTGACCTGCTCGGTGGCATCCCCGCCTGGCAGGCGGCTGGTTTCTCCGTGCGCAAGCTCAAAGGAGCACCACTGCCATTGATGCGCCAGGTGCAGATCGTGGCAGGAAGCCTGGTGTTGCTGGGGGTGATCCTGAGCCAGACAGTGGCTCCCGGCTGGATCTGGCTGAGCGGATTCGTGGGGGCTGGCCTCACCTTCGCGGGCCTGAGCGGCTTCTGCGGCATGGCGCGGCTGCTGGCTGTGATGCCCTGGAACCAGGTGGCGACGGGATCGCGGGGGACATGA
- a CDS encoding rhodanese-like domain-containing protein, translating to MAVAPASVLSLAAAAGGGSLLFRQLFDGDTGTFTYLLADVRSRQGLLIDAVFEQHDRDLALIRELDIDVVACLDTHAHADHVTGSWLMHAATGSAIGLAAAVGAEYVSLPLRHGDRVPFGERSVEVRATPGHTDGCLTYVLDDQAKAFTGDAVLVRGCGRCDFQQGNAHTLWTSITGQILSLPEACLLYPGHDYTGRSVTSVAEEKVFNARLGGNATERDFVGHMEAMKLPHPHKIAEALPGNMRSGKPRELAAVPAWAPLTRSYAGLPELTPAWVVAHQSDLTVLDVRSAEEFNGPDGRVAGSLLIPLPELEGRSSEIPTGRPLVVVCHSGSRSALATQQLLKAGHAQVANLHGGLSRWAAEGFPLDGAIPV from the coding sequence ATGGCCGTCGCTCCCGCGTCTGTTCTTTCCCTCGCCGCCGCCGCCGGTGGCGGCAGCCTGCTCTTCCGCCAGCTCTTCGACGGCGACACCGGCACCTTCACCTACCTGCTGGCCGATGTGCGCAGCCGCCAGGGCCTGCTGATCGATGCGGTCTTCGAGCAGCACGACCGCGATCTTGCCCTGATCCGTGAACTGGACATCGATGTGGTGGCCTGCCTGGACACCCATGCCCATGCCGACCACGTGACGGGCAGCTGGCTGATGCACGCCGCCACCGGCAGTGCCATTGGCCTTGCCGCTGCTGTCGGTGCCGAGTACGTGAGCCTGCCACTGCGGCACGGTGATCGGGTTCCCTTCGGCGAGCGCTCCGTGGAGGTGCGCGCCACCCCCGGCCACACCGACGGTTGCCTCACCTACGTGCTCGATGACCAGGCGAAGGCCTTCACCGGCGATGCCGTGCTGGTCCGCGGCTGCGGCCGCTGCGACTTCCAGCAGGGCAACGCCCACACCCTCTGGACCTCGATCACGGGGCAGATCCTTTCTCTGCCCGAGGCCTGTCTGCTCTACCCCGGCCACGACTACACCGGCCGCAGCGTGACCTCCGTTGCCGAGGAGAAGGTCTTCAACGCAAGGCTTGGTGGCAATGCCACCGAGCGGGATTTCGTCGGCCACATGGAGGCGATGAAGCTTCCCCATCCCCACAAGATCGCCGAAGCCCTGCCCGGCAACATGCGCTCCGGCAAGCCACGCGAGCTGGCGGCCGTTCCCGCCTGGGCGCCCCTGACCCGCAGCTACGCCGGCCTGCCTGAACTCACACCGGCCTGGGTGGTTGCCCATCAGAGCGATCTCACCGTGCTCGATGTGCGCTCTGCGGAGGAATTCAACGGCCCCGACGGCCGGGTGGCCGGCAGCCTGCTGATCCCCCTGCCGGAGCTTGAAGGCCGCTCCAGCGAGATCCCCACCGGTCGACCGCTGGTGGTGGTCTGCCATTCCGGCAGTCGTTCCGCCCTTGCCACCCAGCAACTGCTGAAGGCTGGTCACGCTCAGGTGGCCAACCTGCACGGCGGCCTGAGCCGTTGGGCGGCCGAGGGCTTCCCGCTGGATGGCGCCATCCCTGTCTGA
- a CDS encoding helix-turn-helix transcriptional regulator: MAAPVAGSLPSPQLVEELSGFFRLLSEPARLQLLCQLKQQGAMDVASLVEATGFSQSHISRQLGQLQRAGLVRCERDGVRLIYAVADPLVDELCNLVQGRLRQRFEEQLRQLQPV; the protein is encoded by the coding sequence ATGGCTGCGCCCGTTGCCGGATCCCTGCCGAGCCCCCAGCTCGTCGAAGAACTCAGTGGTTTCTTCCGTCTGCTGAGCGAACCGGCACGCCTGCAACTGCTCTGCCAGCTCAAACAGCAAGGAGCCATGGATGTGGCCTCCCTGGTGGAGGCCACGGGTTTCAGCCAGTCCCACATCAGCCGCCAGCTGGGGCAGCTGCAACGGGCTGGTCTGGTGCGTTGCGAGCGGGATGGGGTGCGGCTGATTTACGCCGTTGCCGATCCCTTGGTGGATGAACTCTGCAATCTGGTGCAGGGGCGTCTGAGACAACGGTTTGAGGAGCAGCTCCGGCAGCTGCAGCCGGTCTGA
- the psbA gene encoding photosystem II q(b) protein, whose translation MVTTSLRRLPGLSWGSFKDWVTSTENRLYVGWFGVLMIPTLLAATVCFVIAFVGSPPVDIDGIREPVSGGLLYGNNIITAAVVPSSNAIGLHFYPIWAASSLDEWLYNGGPYQLIIFHFLIGIFCWMGREWELSYRLGMRPWIAVAYSAPVAAATAVLLVYSIGQGSFSDGMPLGISGTFNFMLVLQAEHNVLMHPFHMLGVVGVFGGALFSAMHGSLVTSSLVRETTEVESQNRGYRFGQEEETYNIVAAHGYFGRLIFQYASFNNSRSLHFFLAAWPVIGIWFAALAVASFSFNLNGLNFNHSVIDHQGRVINTWADVLNRGGLGIEAMHERNVHNFPLDLATSSSTPVALTAPAIG comes from the coding sequence ATGGTCACTACATCCCTACGCCGCCTCCCGGGTCTCTCCTGGGGGTCCTTCAAGGACTGGGTCACCAGCACCGAGAACCGCCTTTATGTGGGCTGGTTCGGCGTGCTGATGATCCCCACCCTGCTGGCGGCCACCGTCTGCTTCGTGATCGCCTTCGTGGGCTCCCCACCCGTCGATATCGACGGCATCCGTGAGCCCGTTTCCGGCGGCCTGCTCTATGGCAACAACATCATCACCGCCGCGGTGGTGCCCAGTTCCAATGCCATCGGCCTGCACTTCTACCCGATCTGGGCTGCCTCCAGCCTTGATGAGTGGCTCTACAACGGTGGCCCCTACCAACTGATCATCTTTCACTTCCTGATCGGCATCTTCTGCTGGATGGGGCGTGAATGGGAGCTGAGCTACCGGCTCGGCATGCGCCCTTGGATCGCCGTGGCGTATTCAGCGCCCGTGGCCGCCGCCACCGCCGTGCTGCTGGTGTATTCGATCGGCCAGGGCTCCTTCTCCGACGGCATGCCGCTCGGAATTTCCGGCACCTTCAATTTCATGCTGGTGCTTCAGGCTGAGCACAACGTGCTGATGCACCCTTTCCACATGCTCGGTGTGGTGGGTGTGTTCGGTGGGGCGCTGTTCTCCGCCATGCACGGCTCTCTGGTCACCAGTTCCCTGGTGCGTGAAACCACCGAGGTCGAAAGCCAGAACCGTGGCTACAGATTCGGGCAGGAGGAGGAGACCTACAACATCGTGGCTGCCCACGGCTACTTCGGTCGTCTGATCTTCCAGTACGCCTCCTTCAACAACAGCCGCAGCCTGCACTTCTTCCTGGCCGCCTGGCCGGTGATCGGCATCTGGTTCGCGGCACTGGCGGTGGCGAGCTTCTCGTTCAACCTCAACGGCCTCAACTTCAACCACTCCGTGATCGACCACCAGGGCCGGGTGATCAACACCTGGGCCGATGTGCTCAACCGCGGTGGGCTGGGCATTGAGGCCATGCACGAGCGCAACGTCCACAACTTCCCGCTGGATCTGGCCACCAGTTCCAGCACCCCCGTGGCGCTCACCGCTCCAGCGATCGGTTAG
- a CDS encoding DUF3122 domain-containing protein: MPARLLARLLGAALAVVMFTAGLSLLPGAGMAEGQAMAGGSPQRWTLSDAAGQRWGLVLFEQPDHIYPAGPRLRLNALTPGLQIDHLRPLQVDDGAGHQWQLPNLSEELVAAEETALPQGAAQFDAAGLMPAPSDLRPLRLLVPVANGGADVALMLGADPTKQLARRAADL, from the coding sequence GTGCCAGCGAGACTGCTGGCTCGTCTGCTGGGCGCGGCGCTGGCAGTGGTGATGTTCACAGCCGGCCTGTCGCTGCTGCCAGGGGCTGGCATGGCGGAGGGACAGGCCATGGCGGGGGGCTCCCCCCAGCGCTGGACGCTCAGTGATGCGGCCGGCCAACGCTGGGGCCTGGTGTTGTTCGAGCAACCCGATCACATCTATCCCGCAGGCCCGCGCTTACGCCTGAATGCCCTGACGCCCGGTCTCCAGATCGATCACCTACGCCCCTTGCAGGTCGACGACGGAGCGGGTCATCAATGGCAACTGCCCAACCTCAGCGAGGAGCTGGTGGCGGCAGAAGAGACGGCACTACCGCAGGGAGCCGCCCAGTTTGATGCGGCTGGCCTGATGCCTGCCCCCAGCGACTTACGGCCCCTACGCCTGCTGGTGCCGGTTGCCAATGGGGGCGCCGATGTTGCGCTCATGCTCGGAGCGGATCCCACCAAGCAACTGGCCCGTCGAGCTGCTGACCTTTGA